Genomic segment of Candidatus Rokuibacteriota bacterium:
CGCTCGTCGTCAATATCCTTCATCCTCGCTCCGCGACCGTTGAGAGTCCGGAGGCGTTCCTCCGGATGATCCTCGACAGCACCATCTGGGTGGGCGACCACGTCGGGATCCTCTTCGCCGTGCTGCTGATCACGGGTGGCTTGACGGCGATCTATCGCTCGATCCAGGGAGAGCCGGGTGCCGCCTGGGCGCGGCTCGGCTTCGCCGGGTCCCTGGTGAGCGCTGCCATGCTGTCTCTCCTCATGGCGACCGATGGGATCACGATACGGGTACTGGCGCGGGCCTGGGCGAATGCACCCGAGGCCGAAAAGGCGGTGGCCTTCCGTGTCGCCCACGCTCTGCTGCTGGTGGACTTCGCCGTCTTCAGCATCTGGATCATCGTGTTCTTCGGCGTAACCTTCATCCTCTACGGGCTGGCCGTCGTGACGAGTGCCGTCTACCCCAGGTGGCTCGGGTGGGTCGCGGCGCTGGCCGGTCTCGGCTCGGCGCTCGTCGGGCTGAATCAGGCGTACAGGGGCGCCTCGGTCCTCGTGACCAACGTTCTCTTCCCCATCTTCTCGATCATCATCACGCTCTGGGTTCTTGTCCTGGGAATCCTCCTGTGGCGCAAGACCGGCGCTGCGGCCTGAGCGGCTCGGAGCAGCGCGTGACCCAATGAAGTTCGAGGTCATCGTCGAGAAGAACGAGCAGGGGGAGTTCGTCGCGACGGCGGTCGAGTACCCGGGTGTCACCGCGACAGGCCGCACCGAGAAGGAGGCCCTGGCGCTGGTCACGCGGGCGCTGGAGCTTCACCTGAAGCGGATCGGGAAATCTCGGTCCTCCTGATCGGTCCTGTGGCATAATGACGCGGGGAGGCGTCGGGCAATATGAAATTCAAGGTCGTCCTCGAGCCGAGCGATGACGGGGGATTTACGGTTTACGTTCCCTCCCTTCCAGGATGCATTAGCGAAGGAGACACCGAGGAAGAGGCCCTCCAAAACATCAAAGAGGCGATCGAGTTATACCTTGAACCTACCGAGGATGACTCGATTGTGAGTGAGAAAGCTCGGGTCATCGAACTCGTGATGTAACCAAAGTCCCGAGCCTCTCATATCACGAAGTCCTCCGAGCGTTACAACGAGATGGTTGGGTCGTCATAAGGCAAAAAGGTAGTCACATCCGCCTCCAGAAGCACATCGAAGATCGAACGCTCAAGTTGACGGTCCCCGCCCACCGTCCAATCAAACGTTCGACACTTAGCCATATCCTCAAGCAGGCGGACATCGCTCTCGAAAGATTCTTGCAACTCCTGTAGGAGCCTCCCTCAACGGCCACCTAGAATCATGCGAAAAGCACTCGCCATCTTCCTGGCGGCCCTGGCTGCGCTTGTTTCGGTGGCACGACCGGCTAGCGCCCAGTACCGGGGCTCGATCATCGACGCCCACTCCCACCTCCCCAACCCTCAGGCGCTGGACGCTTACGTTCAGGCGATGGCCCGGCACAACGTCCGGAAGGTCCTCCTCCTCGGCGTCGGTGGC
This window contains:
- a CDS encoding type II toxin-antitoxin system HicA family toxin, whose product is MRQKGSHIRLQKHIEDRTLKLTVPAHRPIKRSTLSHILKQADIALERFLQLL
- a CDS encoding type II toxin-antitoxin system HicB family antitoxin, whose translation is MKFKVVLEPSDDGGFTVYVPSLPGCISEGDTEEEALQNIKEAIELYLEPTEDDSIVSEKARVIELVM
- a CDS encoding type II toxin-antitoxin system HicB family antitoxin; translated protein: MKFEVIVEKNEQGEFVATAVEYPGVTATGRTEKEALALVTRALELHLKRIGKSRSS